GCTAGGCCTAGGCTGATAAGGAGCAGGAGAGACGAACGATATAAGGCCATCAGAGTATAGCAATAAGCTAAGGATAGCCCACAGCGAAATTAGCGCCAATAGGGAGCAAACAGGTTCGCTTCTCGCATAAAGTGGTGCTGCGTGCAAGTACGCTTACCTCGATCAGGTCGTTCATTCTGGCGCCAAACACGTAGTAGGCTTCATACCGTAACCTGAACAACACAAAATGGCTGCCTGGGGACCTTACAACTTCGACAACGACGACGCCACCGATTTTGCGGGCGATTTTATGGCGAATGGTAGTGAAGTACTACTGTTAGAAGCGCTTGTAGCTGCCGCTGAAGAGGAGGAGCACATTGAAGCAGAAATTGCATTACCTGCGCTAGCCGCGGCCGAAATCGTAGCCGCTTGGCGCGGCCATCCCGGCACCGACTTTCTGCCGGGCCTATTGCCAGTGGTGCAGCGCCTAGCTAGCAGCGACGACGAGGAGCTAGTAGAGCTAGCTCAGCAGGCCGTAGAAGCTATTCTGAAAGACTCGGAGCCACGGGATATGTGGACGGAAAACAAGCAGCTTGACACCTGGGAAGCCGCCCAAAAAGACTTGCTAGCTAGGTTAGATGCCGAGCCAAACCCTTAACAGACCGTGCTGATAAGCAGGTTAGCAGATCGGGTGCTTTGCCGGTCATGCTGAGCTTGCCGAAGCATCTCTACCGCCAGAGTAAGCATTTATCATAGCGGTAGAGATGCTTCGGCAAGCTCAGCATAACGTTCTGAGTTGGTTTTGGCTGATTGCTAAATCAGCTCACTATCATATTGAGTACCCGAAAACCTATCTACTACAATTTCAGCAAGTTAAACGGGGCAAAATCACCTTTTACCGTTTCTTGGTGCGGCAGTACCGGCTGGCTCTGGCTGAGTACCCGTTTGCCGTCGACATAGTAGCAGTATTTCAGCTCTGGTCTGTCGGTCTTCATGCGTAGGAGCCAACCCTTCGGCGTTTTCTGGAGGAAGCGCAAGAAGTTGTATTCCCCCTTAAATTCCACGGCAACAGCCTTGGCTTGCAGAAATCCGGCCAACGCGAGACTTACGTTGTCCGGCTCTTGCTTCAATAAATTACGAAGAAGGGCAGCTGTTTTCCAGCTAGGTTTCTTCACCGTTTGTAGTGTTTGAACGGCCGCTTGGTAGCGTCCCTGCGTCGCCAAAACCTCCGCCTTAGTGAACTGAACTTCCGTGCTATCGAGCCGAGGATTGACCCCCATGTACCGCTCCCAAATGGGAAACAGCACGCTTGCTTGTGCAAAGTCCTTCTCGATATAGAAGCAATTCAGAAACGTCAGCCGCAGCACCGATTCCTTCTCTTGGTCGCTCAGCCGACTGGTGCGCAGAAACTGTTCG
This Hymenobacter sp. GOD-10R DNA region includes the following protein-coding sequences:
- a CDS encoding DUF4259 domain-containing protein — encoded protein: MAAWGPYNFDNDDATDFAGDFMANGSEVLLLEALVAAAEEEEHIEAEIALPALAAAEIVAAWRGHPGTDFLPGLLPVVQRLASSDDEELVELAQQAVEAILKDSEPRDMWTENKQLDTWEAAQKDLLARLDAEPNP